The following proteins are co-located in the Alcaligenes faecalis genome:
- a CDS encoding cytochrome c biogenesis protein CcdA translates to MEIVSLDLGLIALVTAFLAGMASFLSPCVLPLVPGYLSYLAGDGQVYTQVKRSQLLGRSVCFVAGFSLVFIALGASLSYLGQLLMAYRYELNVAAGVMVALAGLSVMGVLRMPMSLQRYYRFESGKAAGPGGAMIMGLAFGFGWTPCIGPILAGILMMGASTASAGKASILLSVYALGLGVPFILAACFLTPFLQRMTQIRKIGRYVRWGAGLVLIVMGWAMATGELARFAIWVLKTFPVLGQLG, encoded by the coding sequence ATGGAAATAGTGTCTTTGGATTTGGGCTTGATCGCCCTGGTAACGGCGTTTCTGGCGGGGATGGCTTCGTTTCTGTCCCCCTGCGTCTTGCCCTTGGTTCCCGGTTATTTGTCTTATCTGGCCGGGGACGGGCAGGTGTATACGCAGGTCAAGCGCAGCCAGCTACTGGGTCGCAGCGTTTGCTTTGTGGCTGGTTTTTCACTGGTTTTTATCGCCTTGGGAGCCAGTCTTTCCTACCTTGGCCAACTGTTGATGGCCTATCGCTATGAGTTGAATGTGGCGGCAGGTGTCATGGTGGCTTTAGCGGGTTTGAGTGTGATGGGTGTGCTGCGCATGCCCATGAGCCTGCAACGCTACTATCGCTTTGAATCCGGTAAAGCGGCGGGTCCAGGTGGCGCGATGATCATGGGGCTGGCCTTCGGTTTTGGGTGGACCCCCTGTATAGGCCCGATTCTGGCAGGCATTTTGATGATGGGCGCCAGTACGGCCAGCGCGGGCAAAGCCAGTATCTTGTTGTCCGTTTATGCCTTGGGCCTGGGCGTCCCTTTTATTCTGGCCGCCTGCTTTTTGACTCCATTCTTGCAGCGCATGACGCAAATCAGGAAGATCGGGCGCTATGTGCGCTGGGGCGCGGGTCTGGTATTGATTGTGATGGGCTGGGCCATGGCAACTGGGGAACTGGCGCGTTTTGCGATCTGGGTCCTCAAAACGTTCCCGGTTCTAGGGCAACTGGGCTAA
- the ccmD gene encoding heme exporter protein CcmD, with translation MMHWSSVGDFFAMGGYAVYVWGSVLACTVLLLGEVLSVRAGRARAWQRVRDERALGEQRHD, from the coding sequence ATGATGCATTGGTCGAGTGTGGGCGATTTTTTCGCTATGGGCGGCTATGCCGTGTATGTATGGGGTTCGGTGCTGGCCTGTACCGTATTGTTGCTGGGCGAAGTGCTCAGCGTACGGGCAGGACGGGCACGCGCCTGGCAACGGGTGCGTGATGAGCGCGCTCTGGGAGAGCAGCGTCATGACTAA
- a CDS encoding cytochrome c-type biogenesis protein: MMMRQWMAALVASVWFLLPSAQAQSGAQGAQESVMLEIAAELRCLVCQNESIAASRAELAVDLRHQIMEQLDQGRTPDQIRTYMVDRYGDFILYRPPFKATTVLLWVGPALLLLTGFLVYAFTLRRRRRAGDDTALTDEQRRQADALLQGSSRDEQS; encoded by the coding sequence ATGATGATGCGTCAATGGATGGCGGCGCTGGTCGCCAGTGTGTGGTTCTTGCTACCGTCTGCCCAGGCCCAGTCGGGGGCGCAAGGAGCGCAGGAGTCGGTGATGCTGGAGATTGCGGCTGAGCTGCGTTGTCTGGTGTGTCAGAACGAGTCTATTGCGGCGTCGCGTGCCGAGTTGGCCGTGGACTTGCGCCATCAGATCATGGAACAACTGGACCAGGGCCGCACCCCGGATCAAATTCGTACGTATATGGTGGACCGCTACGGCGATTTCATCTTGTACCGTCCGCCTTTTAAAGCCACCACTGTGCTGCTTTGGGTGGGGCCAGCCTTGTTGCTGCTGACCGGTTTTCTGGTTTATGCCTTTACCTTGCGTCGTCGACGCCGTGCAGGTGATGACACGGCCCTGACGGATGAGCAGCGCCGCCAAGCCGATGCGCTCTTGCAAGGTTCTTCTCGGGATGAACAATCGTGA
- the ccmC gene encoding heme ABC transporter permease CcmC, whose amino-acid sequence MNFLYRYASPQNFYVLAGRIVPWAAVLALLLFLAGAYVGFFLAPTDFQQGEGYRIIFLHVPVSWMSMLIYLAMGFWSLICLVFNSRTAAMMAAALAPTGAICTVLSLVTGALWGKPMWGAWWVWDARLTSELLLLFLYMGFMGLRGAIDDPRRADKAASILALVGVVNVPVIYFSVQWWNTLHQGASVSLTSSPSMATVMLTGMLLMSLAMWCYSIAIALYRVRNLILEREAHTAWVRNLTEG is encoded by the coding sequence ATGAATTTTTTGTATCGCTACGCCTCCCCTCAAAACTTCTACGTCCTGGCTGGACGCATTGTGCCTTGGGCCGCTGTGTTGGCCCTGCTGCTGTTTTTAGCAGGGGCTTATGTGGGCTTTTTCCTGGCCCCAACTGATTTCCAGCAAGGCGAAGGCTACCGCATCATTTTTCTGCATGTGCCCGTGTCCTGGATGTCCATGCTGATCTACCTGGCCATGGGCTTCTGGTCCTTGATCTGCCTGGTTTTCAATAGCCGCACCGCCGCCATGATGGCCGCCGCACTGGCGCCGACCGGGGCGATCTGTACGGTCTTGTCTTTGGTGACCGGTGCGTTGTGGGGCAAACCCATGTGGGGGGCCTGGTGGGTTTGGGATGCCCGTCTGACCTCCGAATTGTTGCTGCTGTTTTTGTATATGGGTTTCATGGGCTTGCGCGGAGCGATCGACGACCCGCGCCGGGCGGACAAAGCGGCCTCCATTCTGGCCTTGGTCGGGGTGGTCAATGTGCCTGTTATCTATTTCTCGGTGCAATGGTGGAACACCTTGCATCAGGGGGCTTCGGTATCGCTGACCAGCTCGCCTTCCATGGCGACCGTCATGCTGACGGGTATGTTGCTGATGAGTCTGGCCATGTGGTGCTACAGCATTGCCATCGCACTGTATCGGGTGCGTAATTTGATTCTTGAACGTGAGGCGCATACCGCCTGGGTTCGCAACTTGACGGAGGGCTGA
- the ccmE gene encoding cytochrome c maturation protein CcmE: protein MTKRQNRLALILGALVVLGVATALVLNAFQSSLVFFFTPTEVSQGQSPENRTFRVGGIVQMDSIRRGGAQGMAVNFVVTDGAAQVPVSYTGILPDLFQEGKGVVAQGRLNEQGHFVAEEVLAKHDENYMPPEAMHAMEQAERAKQGAQP from the coding sequence ATGACTAAGCGACAGAATCGTCTTGCCCTGATTCTGGGCGCTTTAGTGGTATTGGGAGTGGCAACAGCCTTGGTCCTGAACGCCTTTCAAAGCAGCCTGGTGTTCTTTTTCACCCCTACTGAGGTTAGCCAGGGGCAAAGCCCTGAAAACCGGACTTTCCGGGTGGGCGGCATTGTACAGATGGACAGCATTCGCCGTGGTGGAGCCCAAGGCATGGCCGTGAATTTCGTGGTGACAGATGGTGCGGCCCAGGTGCCCGTCAGTTATACGGGGATTTTGCCGGATCTGTTTCAAGAGGGGAAAGGCGTGGTGGCCCAAGGCCGCCTGAACGAGCAGGGCCATTTTGTGGCGGAAGAGGTGCTGGCCAAGCATGATGAAAACTACATGCCGCCCGAGGCCATGCATGCCATGGAGCAGGCCGAGCGTGCCAAACAAGGAGCCCAGCCATGA
- a CDS encoding DsbE family thiol:disulfide interchange protein, with translation MNRFTVPLIGFVLLLVFLGIGLTLKPSEVPSPLVDKPAPAFSLPQLHNPEASFSGEQMKGRVWLLNVWASWCYPCLTEHPFIKELSTKHKVPVVGLNYKDVPEESREWLLRNGNSYEVSVMDRDGRVGIDFGVYGVPETFVIDKQGIVRFKHIGPVSRESMEETLLPLIRRLEQQP, from the coding sequence ATGAACCGTTTTACCGTTCCTTTGATCGGCTTTGTGCTGTTGTTGGTGTTTCTGGGGATTGGTCTGACCTTGAAACCCAGCGAGGTGCCTTCGCCCTTGGTCGATAAACCGGCCCCGGCGTTCAGCCTGCCTCAATTGCACAATCCCGAAGCCAGTTTTTCGGGGGAGCAAATGAAAGGTCGTGTCTGGCTGCTGAACGTATGGGCCTCCTGGTGTTACCCGTGTTTGACAGAGCATCCTTTCATCAAGGAGCTGTCCACCAAGCACAAGGTGCCCGTGGTGGGTTTGAACTACAAGGATGTGCCCGAGGAGAGCCGTGAGTGGTTGCTGCGCAATGGCAATTCTTACGAGGTGTCCGTTATGGATCGGGACGGGCGTGTGGGCATTGATTTCGGTGTGTATGGTGTGCCGGAAACCTTTGTGATCGACAAGCAGGGCATTGTGCGTTTCAAGCACATAGGCCCCGTGTCGCGTGAGTCCATGGAGGAAACCTTGTTGCCCTTAATTCGTCGTTTGGAGCAGCAGCCATGA
- a CDS encoding heme lyase CcmF/NrfE family subunit: MIPELGHFALILTFVLALAQGIVSLYGAWRGNLAWMAFARPAARWQFGLVAFSLLCLAWSFVSFDFSVAYVAQNSSTKLPLFYRIAAVWGGHEGSLLLWMFMQTGWAFAVSVYSRSLPEAMLARVLGVLGLITAGFLLFVLLSSNPFERMFPVPAEGLDLNTLLQDIGLIIHPPLLYMGYVGFSVAFAFAIAALLAGRLDASWARWSRPWTTSAWLFLTLGIAVGSWWAYYELGWGGWWFWDPVENSSFVPWLAGTALIHSLAVTEKRGSFKNWTVLLAISTFSLSILGAFLVRSGVLTSVHAFATDPARGVFILSLFAVIVGSSLILFAWRAPRVGAGGQFAVVSRESLLLVNNVLLVVVTGTVLLGTLYPLIMDTLGLGKISVGPPYFNKVFVPLMIPALVLIVFGVLANWKRANLLDLVRQLALVIVFSVVLGAAIPLLYGQWQGTAALGAGLAVWIVLGSLFDVVKRVRATRSGVFSQPRSWLGQHLAHMGVAVFVLGVTMVSHYETEIDVLLQPGQTAPVGAYDARFQGVHMVPGPNYSAERGTVELLQDGKVVATLYPENRTYLSSALPMTESAIHTNGLRHIYVALGDNYDQGVWSVRLYYKPLVDFIWLGCLLMALGGGLAISDRRYRAKQTRTAVQSKAINTQVQA; encoded by the coding sequence ATGATCCCGGAACTTGGGCACTTTGCCCTGATTTTGACCTTTGTGCTGGCGCTGGCCCAAGGCATTGTGTCTTTATACGGGGCCTGGCGCGGCAATCTGGCCTGGATGGCGTTTGCACGCCCTGCAGCACGCTGGCAATTCGGTTTGGTGGCGTTTAGCTTGCTGTGTCTGGCTTGGTCCTTTGTCAGCTTTGATTTTTCTGTGGCCTATGTGGCACAGAACTCCAGCACCAAATTGCCTTTGTTCTACCGCATTGCCGCGGTATGGGGCGGGCATGAAGGCTCGCTCTTGCTGTGGATGTTCATGCAAACGGGCTGGGCGTTTGCCGTCAGTGTTTACTCGCGCTCCCTGCCCGAAGCCATGCTGGCTCGAGTGCTGGGTGTATTGGGGTTGATCACGGCTGGTTTCCTGTTGTTTGTCCTGCTCAGTTCCAACCCCTTTGAGCGCATGTTTCCGGTGCCGGCTGAAGGTTTGGACCTGAACACGCTCTTGCAAGATATTGGTCTGATTATTCACCCGCCCTTGCTGTATATGGGCTATGTGGGTTTTTCGGTGGCCTTTGCCTTTGCCATTGCTGCTTTGCTGGCAGGCCGTCTGGATGCTAGCTGGGCACGTTGGTCGCGTCCTTGGACAACCTCGGCCTGGTTGTTTTTGACTCTGGGTATTGCCGTAGGTAGCTGGTGGGCTTACTACGAACTGGGGTGGGGTGGTTGGTGGTTCTGGGACCCGGTGGAGAACTCTTCCTTTGTGCCGTGGTTGGCGGGTACCGCCTTGATTCACTCTTTGGCGGTCACGGAGAAGCGCGGCAGCTTCAAGAACTGGACCGTGTTGCTGGCAATCAGCACCTTTTCTCTGTCTATTTTGGGCGCTTTCCTGGTGCGTTCCGGTGTGCTGACGTCGGTGCATGCTTTTGCAACTGATCCGGCCCGTGGTGTGTTCATTTTGAGCTTGTTTGCCGTCATTGTTGGCAGCTCCCTGATTCTGTTTGCCTGGCGTGCACCGCGTGTCGGAGCAGGTGGGCAATTTGCCGTGGTGTCGCGCGAGTCCTTGCTGCTGGTCAACAATGTTCTGCTGGTTGTGGTGACGGGCACGGTATTGTTGGGGACCTTGTATCCCCTGATTATGGATACGCTGGGACTGGGCAAAATCTCGGTAGGGCCGCCTTATTTCAATAAAGTGTTTGTCCCTTTGATGATTCCGGCTCTGGTCTTGATTGTTTTTGGTGTGCTGGCGAACTGGAAACGGGCCAATCTGCTGGATCTGGTGCGCCAACTGGCCTTGGTGATTGTGTTCAGCGTCGTGTTGGGTGCCGCTATTCCTTTGCTGTATGGGCAATGGCAGGGCACTGCTGCCTTGGGGGCGGGACTGGCCGTGTGGATTGTGCTGGGCAGCTTGTTCGATGTGGTCAAGCGTGTGCGCGCCACGCGTTCAGGTGTGTTCTCGCAACCACGTAGCTGGCTGGGGCAGCATCTGGCGCATATGGGGGTGGCGGTGTTTGTCCTGGGCGTGACCATGGTCAGTCATTACGAGACAGAAATCGACGTCCTGTTGCAGCCTGGACAGACTGCGCCGGTCGGCGCGTATGACGCGCGCTTCCAAGGTGTACACATGGTGCCTGGCCCGAATTACTCCGCTGAGCGTGGCACGGTGGAGCTGTTGCAGGATGGCAAGGTGGTAGCCACCTTGTACCCGGAAAATCGCACTTACCTGTCCTCGGCCCTGCCCATGACGGAATCGGCAATCCATACCAATGGCTTGCGTCATATCTACGTGGCATTGGGCGATAACTATGACCAAGGCGTCTGGAGTGTACGCCTGTATTACAAACCGCTGGTGGACTTTATCTGGCTGGGTTGTTTGCTGATGGCCTTGGGTGGCGGACTGGCGATCAGTGATCGACGCTATCGTGCCAAGCAAACCCGTACCGCTGTGCAGAGCAAGGCCATAAATACGCAGGTGCAGGCATGA
- the ccmI gene encoding c-type cytochrome biogenesis protein CcmI, whose amino-acid sequence MTIVFYIVAALLVLVCALYLMLSVKRKPALQRVVEHKQANLAILREQLKEIERDKQAGVLSAQDFEQAQMDLRQRVLEENEGLKTEAVQQAGAPKLAWTLMISIPLAAIALYFYLGNPVMLDPAAVQQQANAQPVDIEAMVARLEQRLKENPDDPAAWLMMARSHRYYGRHQEAAEAYAKAMPVVDGDPTALAEYAESMLLAGIDTLDGLPGRLVKRSLDLYPEEPLGLMLAGAAALHREQYPEAIDYWQRLLAQFPADSETAKVVNQGLQLARERMRMPANPAPESATAP is encoded by the coding sequence GTGACTATTGTTTTTTATATTGTGGCCGCGCTGCTGGTCTTGGTGTGCGCGCTGTATTTGATGTTGAGCGTCAAGCGCAAACCCGCCTTGCAACGTGTGGTGGAACACAAGCAGGCCAATCTGGCGATCTTGCGCGAGCAGTTGAAAGAAATTGAGCGAGACAAGCAAGCGGGTGTGTTGTCTGCTCAGGATTTCGAGCAGGCGCAGATGGATTTGCGCCAGCGTGTACTGGAAGAGAACGAGGGGCTGAAAACGGAAGCGGTGCAGCAAGCCGGTGCACCCAAGCTGGCCTGGACCTTGATGATCAGCATTCCGCTGGCGGCCATTGCCTTGTATTTTTATCTGGGTAACCCGGTGATGCTGGATCCTGCCGCCGTGCAACAGCAGGCCAACGCGCAGCCCGTGGATATCGAGGCCATGGTGGCCCGCTTGGAGCAGCGTCTGAAAGAAAACCCGGATGATCCAGCCGCCTGGTTGATGATGGCCCGCTCGCACCGTTACTACGGTCGTCATCAGGAAGCAGCAGAGGCCTATGCCAAAGCCATGCCAGTCGTGGACGGAGATCCGACCGCACTGGCTGAATATGCCGAATCCATGCTGCTGGCTGGAATTGACACTTTGGATGGTTTGCCCGGCCGTTTGGTCAAACGCTCCCTGGACCTTTATCCGGAAGAGCCCTTGGGCCTGATGCTGGCAGGGGCTGCCGCCCTGCACAGGGAGCAGTATCCCGAGGCAATCGATTACTGGCAGCGTTTGCTGGCACAATTTCCGGCGGATTCGGAAACCGCCAAAGTGGTGAATCAGGGCTTGCAATTGGCGCGTGAGCGTATGCGTATGCCAGCGAACCCGGCACCGGAATCTGCCACGGCCCCTTGA